The Chloroflexota bacterium genome segment TAGCCCGCTTTCGAGCCGTTGCGCGTTGGCTAGAATGGTAGTCACCCACTCCCATACCGCCGCGTCGGCGTCTGGCGAGCGAATCATACGCTCATGGCACAGCGCGTTTTTCATGTGCTCGCCTTCGGTGTGGCGATTGCAGACGTAGTAGCCATACTTGTTGACATTGGCCCCTGCCATGCGTCGGCCACAGCGGCACCGTAAATGCCCGGTTAGTAGATAGTCGCGTTTGCGCGGGCCGTGATAAGTCTGGCGGTTGCGCTCGCGTTGGCGTTGCGCGGCCTCAAATGTCGCGCCATCAATGATTGCCAGTTCGGGGAAGTGCGTTTCGTGGCCCATGTAAGACACGACGCCAATATACAGTTTGCTTACAAGCAGTTTCTTGAGCGTGCTTGGATACCACCCCTTAGACTTAAGCGGAGATTGCACGCCGCTCGCCATAAGCGACGCGCTTATCTGGCGCAGCGGCATTTTCTTATGCCCGTTGCGCCCCAGGTACATATCGAAAATGCGCCGCACGACCTCGGCTTTGTCCGGGTCAATCACAAGTCGCGCCGTCTTTTTCGCGCCCTCTTTGGAGTACCCATAAGTCACGCGCCCACCCCCAACCCACTTGCCCGCCTGCGCTTTCGCAACTTTGCCGCGCACTGTGCGCTCAACAATCTTGCGCCGTTCATCACCGGCGCTCTTTGCCTCAAGCAAGGCAAGCAATAGCTCGCCAAAGTTCGTACCCAACCGGCCCCGGTTACAGACGTGCAATTCTTTGCCCAACTTGGCAAGGCCGCGTATCAGAATGGGCGTGTCCCATTCGTCGCCCTCTTCGGGCGGCCGCACTAGCCTGTCAACCGCATAGCAAATCAGGGCGTTGGCCTCGCCGCTCTTGAGCATCTCGTAAGCCTGCTTGCCCGCCGGCCGGTACTCTATCGGCACGCTGCCGGTATAGTCATCCGCGAATGTGGCTGCTACCGTAAAGCCTTGCGCCTCAGCATACTTCTGGCAGGCCGCCAACTGCGTAGGCAGGCTGTAGCCCTTTTCGGCCTGTTCATCGGTTGACACGCGCGTATAGAGAATCGCCCGCTTGCTCATTGTCGCCCCCGATATGCCGCGTCAATCGTGAGCCGGGGCGGTTCACTACCCGCCCCGACAATGCCGAACGCCAGCGCCACGGCCCGCAGGGCATCGGCGTAGCCCTCGCGGTATGCGGCGTCCTGCGCGTTAGTCGCCATGCGGCAGGCCGTGGCCGTGTGCGCCGCGTCAATCGCGCGCAGCGTGTTAGCTATGTCGCCCGCGAACCAAACGGCAAGCCCGCTCATGCCCCGCTCACGTCCCGCGCAGCTTTGGCGCGCTTGCCCGAATCGGCAATCGCCGCGACGATGGCCGCCAGTTCGGCGGCCGTGAATTGCGATGCGAGTGCGGAATCGGCGCAGACTTGCCCGGCGATAAAGTCATAACGCAATTGCGGTGCGCTCGAATGCAACACGTCGGCGGCCCGCATGTCGCCCGTCCGGGCCGCTATCTGCCGTGCCAGTTCGTGAATGGTTGCCATGTGTGTAGCCTCCTTGTGTGTGTGGCGCTCGCGCGCCGTTTCGATTTTCGTTTCGCCGTGTTCGCTTCGATTCATTCGCTGTAACGTTTAGCTGCCTGCCGTGTCCCCTGCGTGCGGAAGGGCGGTAGTCAGCCGCCGCGAGCCGACAGCATCATAGAGACTTGCCAGCGTCGGGTACTGCGCCTCAAGGAATGTGCCGCCCGCCCGGCCCTGTTTCGTCGTGACATGCGGCTTGAGCATCGCCACCGCCCGCACCCACAGACTCGGCGGCAATCCCAACTCGCGCGCCGGCGGTATGCGGTTGGCCGACGCCCCCGCTTTGGAGATTGCCGCGCGTAGTAGTCGCATGGTCAACCGGCGGGCCGCCTCGCGCTCGCCGTCCTGCGGGTTTGTCTTTGGCATCACGGTAACGCCCTGCGCCGTGTGTACCGTGAGCATGTCGGCCTCGGCGTCAATCGTGGCCGCTTGACTGGCGTCAAAGTCGCCCGCGTCCGGTAGTCCGGGCGGTAGAAGTAGCTGCGCCGCGTGTGTGTTGCCGTCCCGCACAAAGACAACCGTCCCGGCCCGGCTTTCCAGAATCGAATAGCGCAGCCGCCGCCCCTCCAACGTCTGCCGGTAGGCAA includes the following:
- a CDS encoding recombinase family protein: MSKRAILYTRVSTDEQAEKGYSLPTQLAACQKYAEAQGFTVAATFADDYTGSVPIEYRPAGKQAYEMLKSGEANALICYAVDRLVRPPEEGDEWDTPILIRGLAKLGKELHVCNRGRLGTNFGELLLALLEAKSAGDERRKIVERTVRGKVAKAQAGKWVGGGRVTYGYSKEGAKKTARLVIDPDKAEVVRRIFDMYLGRNGHKKMPLRQISASLMASGVQSPLKSKGWYPSTLKKLLVSKLYIGVVSYMGHETHFPELAIIDGATFEAAQRQRERNRQTYHGPRKRDYLLTGHLRCRCGRRMAGANVNKYGYYVCNRHTEGEHMKNALCHERMIRSPDADAAVWEWVTTILANAQRLESGLKELAATRAAETETQRARLAEADELLAHVEGKIRRLAASIAETDNATALEALRAELATQGKRKEELSAKREAIAAEVSQGELTKADRERIKGFAALIRSRLKDAPTFDEKREMLELLDLHAEPHESTQGRCLAVTCAITPGESAILMAYSPWIRTRRCCRTAPGTQGRAPA